The DNA region CTTCAAAACTTCTCAAAATAAAACCTTTTCACAATTTTAATGATATTATAGCAAATTTACTCTTCTTTTTTGCCTGTAAATTTATCTATTATTTTTTTTCCTATTTCACTTTGATTTAAACCCTCAAGCATTGAAGCTAAATTTGTGCCACCTTTTGAACTTAAAACATCTCCTATTTTATTTACTCCACTTGCAATATTTCCTTCATTTGCAATAATTTTAAGATCTGCATTGCTTAATGCTTTTGCTTGCTCAAGCCCGATATCCCTATTAGCTTCAATTTGTTTTATAGAGATTAAATAAGTTTGATATCCCTCATTTTCTCCAATTTCTCTTGCAAGCTCTATTTGAGCATTTACAGGAGCTAACTCTTTAAGCCTTAAAGCCTCAGCTTCGGCTGAGCCTATTTTAAGAGTTCCTTGGGCTTCCTTATCTTTCATCTCCAAAAGAGCTGCCGCTGCTAGAAATTGCTTTTCTTTATCACCTTGAGCAACTAAAATTTGATTTTCTTTTATAGCTTCTGCATCTTTGATTTTAGCATTTTTTCTAGCTTCGGCATCGATTTCAATTTTTCTTTGATCTTGCTCGGCCCTAACTATTTCAACTTGTTTTTTAATCTCAGCTTCTTTTACATCTTTTACTCTAACTACTTCCATCTCTTTTTCTTTTGTGATTTTTTCTTGATCTTTTATAAGCTGATTTGCAAGTTCTTTTGAAATAGCTACCTCTCTTTCGTTTTCAACGGTTTTTAATCCAACTATTTTATTTGCATCTTGTTGTTTTACCTCTGTTACTTGAACAGCTTCAATTTCTGCTATTTGAGCTAACTTTAAGTTGTTTGCAACCTCTATTCTACTTTCTTTTTCAATTTCGGATTTTTTCTTCTCCATTATGTTAAATATAACTTTACTTCCACTACTATCTCTAATATCCATTAATTCTATATTTTTAACAGGTTCTATTCCCCAGCTTTGAAGCTGAATTTTAACTGCTTTTGTAAAATCATCCCCGAGCTCAGATCTAATTTGCAAAATATCTTCTAGTGCTCTACTTGATAAAATACTTCTAATTGAGCCTTGAATAATATTTGTAAGTTGGATTTGTAAATCTTCGAAACTTTCCACTCTTTGAGCTGCCAAATTTGAATCTTCTATCCTAAAAAAAGCTGTGATATCCACAACAAAAGGAAGTCTTCCTAAATCATAAGCTTCATAATCATCTATTTTTATAGCAAAAACAGAAACCGGTAAAACTATCTTTGTTATACCAAAAATCGGCACCCAACTAGGAAACTCATAATAAGTATTTCCATTTCCTGTATCTTTTCCATAGCTTACTGTTTTATTTGAACTTTGAACTATGTGAACTTCATTTGTCTCAACAACTCGTCTAAAAAACAGTGGAATTACAATACAAAATGCAATAATAACCGCAAT from Campylobacter ureolyticus includes:
- a CDS encoding SPFH domain-containing protein, giving the protein MVLNIFLGIIAVIIAFCIVIPLFFRRVVETNEVHIVQSSNKTVSYGKDTGNGNTYYEFPSWVPIFGITKIVLPVSVFAIKIDDYEAYDLGRLPFVVDITAFFRIEDSNLAAQRVESFEDLQIQLTNIIQGSIRSILSSRALEDILQIRSELGDDFTKAVKIQLQSWGIEPVKNIELMDIRDSSGSKVIFNIMEKKKSEIEKESRIEVANNLKLAQIAEIEAVQVTEVKQQDANKIVGLKTVENEREVAISKELANQLIKDQEKITKEKEMEVVRVKDVKEAEIKKQVEIVRAEQDQRKIEIDAEARKNAKIKDAEAIKENQILVAQGDKEKQFLAAAALLEMKDKEAQGTLKIGSAEAEALRLKELAPVNAQIELAREIGENEGYQTYLISIKQIEANRDIGLEQAKALSNADLKIIANEGNIASGVNKIGDVLSSKGGTNLASMLEGLNQSEIGKKIIDKFTGKKEE